The genomic segment ATTTTTCGATTCTCTTTGTCCATTCCTTGTCCTTACTTTTCTTGCACGATTTTGAACCCTTCAAAAAATTATCTTTTTAGACTGCCATTGTCGTCAATGCTTCctaaaaaattttctttgttCTCGACCCTGATTTAGTTTAGATGACACTCTATTCTGTACTGATGCGCATAATGACTTTATTCTAGCTTTTATTCGATGTTGAATGAAGCAATTTATTATAGACAATAGCTCTTTTATTTACAGTGAGGAATGCATCTCTTTTTATTAACAATAGCTCTTTTATTTACAGTGAGGAATGCATCTCTTTATATTAAGGGCGACATGATTTGTaggaaggattttgattgcttATGATGTTCGTTGATTAATTTCACTTGGCTGTCAATAGatttgataagaccttgttatCATGAATGGATGGCTGTTCATTTTAATAATTACTTCAACCCTAGTTGTTTATGACTGCACtagttttttaatttttttagggCTTAAGTTTGGTCCTGAGTTCCTATAGCAATGAAGACATCCTGGTCTCATTTGGAGGATACAACGGGAAGTACAACAATGAGGTCCGAGTATCCCTTTACttttttctctctctctctcttttttgcATCACCGAGTTTCTTCAAATCCTAACTATGCCTTTGCCTATTGCCTTTAGGTCAATGTACTTAAACCAAGTCATAAGTCAACCTTACAATCGAAGATGGAAACACCAGTGCCAGATAGTGTCTCAGCTGTTCAAAATGTGACAAATGCTACCAGAGATGTGGaatctgaatatgaggcaggcCAAGAAAGAAAAATCAAAGAAATTGTGATGGATAATGTTGATTCAGAGCCAAGTGTAAGTATCATTGCACAATTATTCCCCTTGACCTATTCTCTGGTTGCCTTATTCATGGTCATCGTCTTGATACTTATTTAGAGAGTATTATTGCTCAATATTGAATTCCTAATAAAATGTAAGCTATGCTCTTAtgtatttaaaattcacaatttGTTTTGGTTCTGTTGATGAGTAAACAATATGTATACATATCCAATGTCTAAACTTTTACTTTTTTCTAATTTAGAGTGGAAAACAATGATCAtcaatttctttctttctgtgtTATTCGACACTAAATCAATTATTTGACAATTTTTTTGTTGTATGGTGCTACTTGCTAAATTGTCCACTCTATGCAGTCATGACATGTATATCAAGTTATAAACGGCGTTTAATATATGAAACATTGAATTATAAAAAAGAAACTGAGCACCAGTCCTattaggttttttttttaatgttgaaCGACAGTTTGTAATGGGGTTTTTATAACTTCAAAAAAATCATTTACTGAATAAAAaagtaaaatgttttttttactgCTAAAACTTTTGGATTCATTAATTGATTCGTATTATTATTACATTTTTTAAGATGTAGAAGACATAATTCATCATATTTGTTATAGATGTGCAGGGTACTTTGTGTTTTTTGTCTCTTAGATACTCATGCCCTCTCTGTGCCTCCTTACTTATGCCCCTTTACTCGTATCCAAACTAATGGCTTGCAATTTTTATTGCTGCAAAGCGAATTAACTTTAACTTTCTTGAGAGCAGCTGCGGAAACTTTTGGGTGCTCATGCAATAGTCATAGAGATCTGATTACTGTATGGCCCCCCTCTAAGAAATTATAGCGTGTATGTTTTTCTTCCACAGATTACCAAGATTGAAGAAAGAAACACTCATCATCTTTCATCCCTTCAAGCAGAGAAAGAAGAACTAGAGTCTTCTCTCGCAAAGGAGAAATTGCAGTCACTGCAGCTTAAAACAGAGTTGACAAAAATAGAAACTCGGAACACAGATCTGTACAAGGTACTCTCTTGCTTTATCAATGATGTCTAGTGAAAATAGTACAATGTTTCTTTATCCAAGAAAAAGCTAAAATCCATGTTGGGCATGAACTAGAGGACTCGAGGTCATTCATCAGATTTGTACGATTTACACTTGAAATTTACGTCTTTAGGTAATGGGCTGCTTTATTATTGTATATTGCCTCTTTAGGTATTGGGCCATCGGCTCTTTCGATGTATTATTGTGTTAATTTTAGGGCAGCCATATGATTGGTACGAAGAGTTGTTTTACAATTGCAAAAAACCAATGAATTGTAACCCCAAACTTGATTTTCTAGGTCCCTATGCATTATGCATTTTAAGGGTTTGTGAGTTGCTGAAAACTACCATGACATCCTTCTTTTAAAACTGCCTGAGTGCTTCTAGATTATGTTAAGAAATTAGCATTTCGTAAATTTTTAGCTGTATGTTTACTTGCTGGAAACCTACTGCAGAATATTTGGGCATAAGGTGGTTTTTGATTTGATCAGTTTGTGTACCCAGTGTTTTAGCAATGATTTGGCCACTTGGGTTTTTACCAAAAGCATTTATTGAGTTGATGGTTATCAACCGAAGGTTTTGTGCGCATGAATCTGGAAAGACATTTTTCATAATGCAATAATTTTCAACAATCTATTATATCATACTGAAGCTTTTGTATAAGTATGCCAATGTTACTAGTCTGTATAATTTATGTCCTGAAAAAGTGCACACTGATGTCTCAGGAACTCCAGTCTGTGAGAGGTCAACTTGTTGCGGAACAATCTAGGTGTTTCAAACTTGAGGTGTGTGTACATGAAGTAATACCAATTTCTTTGGCACATATTTACTTTGTAAATCTTACTTTCCTAAAAGGGATTTCTTTTGATTGGTTTGCTGATGAAATCTCTGATGTTCGATCAGTGTGTCCAGAAGAGAAACTAACATAATTTTTTCAATGCTTCACTGTTTATGCTATCAAACTTCCATTTTTAATTCATATCACAAAAAGCCAATGGCATGTTTCGTTTGTTTTGGGAAAATAGAATTGGTGTTATAGTTATCAAATcgtaaaaaaagagagaaaatttatctaaaattatatatttttcgttaaaatttaatatgatatattgaaatatttttaggaGAAAATTTGTCTAAAAGTTATGATTTCATTGGCGGAAAATGAGTTTTATAGAAAGAGAGTACCTATGAATGATAGTGTTAGTTTTAATTTAGAGAATGGAAAGTTTTTTCCgggaaacaaaaacaaatgagACCTTTATTTTTCAAAGAGGAATTATATGCCCTGGCTGCCTACTTTTCCTTCATGTCTTTTGTCCAAAAATTCTCCTGCTAATTCTTATGTCTTGAACTTACAGGTAGATGTTGCCGAGCTACGGCAGAAGCTACAAACGATGGACACCTTACAGAAGGAACTTGAAATCCTCCAGCGACAGAAGGCTGCTTCTGAACAAGCTGCTTTATATGCAAAAGAAAGGCATAACTCAGCTGGTGTATGGGGGTGGCTTGCTGGAACACCACCTGAGCATAAGGTCGACGATGCTTGAGTGTTACCTAAATAGCAATGCACATCGATCCCTAGGTTTGGGATACATTGTTTGAAGTTCTCCTTAAATATACTTATAATAATCCTTTTCGTTGTAGAGCATATAGGAATTGATCATTCATGTTGTAGATGGAGCTGCGTAGGTGCATAAAATAGGTCAGTGTTGTATACCATTTACATTTGATTCAGTGATTACTCAAGAAGCTATGTATACCCAAACTGGGATTCTTTGAGAGGAaatacatataaaatataaatctgCTTGGTAAAAGTATTCATCCAATATAAGGAGTGATTTATTGTAGTTCTTTTTCCCCCCTGACACCTGTAGCAGCAACTGCATTTCGTATGTGTAAATAAGGGTAAATTGCCCTTTATTCTCTCGCAAAATTCGGTGGTGGCATCATATCAAATTCGAGATTAGATTAGCAAAACATGTGTGAAAGCCAGCACTTTTTAACTTACCAGAAGGGTAAGGATGCATTTACACAAGAAAACCGAGTAGGGACGATTAACTTGTATGAGACAGAAAATATACAGCACGGTAGGGTACGGTTGTGTGCCGATGAAGAAGGAATTGGAAGAGTAGGTGGATTATGAGATTGGCTCGAACTGCAAAGACGATTGCAACTAGGGGCAAGCACATGTGATTCGAGGGTGTGATCCGTTGCCCCGCAGGCGGTGCTTGGCTAGAGCTTCAAATCTATAGTTGAAGCCTTATTCAATTAGTGAATCCCTTTGGCTGATGCCCGAGGGAAGAAATGTTTGGTGGAGTAACCATCAATGAAGAAATTTCTAGTGCTTGGCAAGCAATAACATGAAGCTCGATGATTCCCCGTGCACGGGATGTTTTGACATGGAAAAGGAGAAACTTAACTGGACCAATTTTGGGTATATATTGTTTTGAAAACGATTTTCCAACACCTTGATTAAAATGATAAATATTATAAATGATCATTATATcagatatatataattaaaatgcgATTTTTGACTATATAAGATATGATGGCAtccattttgttttatttttttggtttgATTCAAACATGGAAGCTCATGGAAATCCAATATATATCCACCGAATATCTATAATGGAAAAATATCCAACACAACATGAGAGCATATTTTAGAACATAGAGCATGCATGTAAGAATATGATCGATAAGACTTGTAACTAATAAGCAATGGGTTAAAATCCGTTGTTGTTGAAcgcactttcaacaacaccttCACTAAATTATCTACGACAACCGATTTTATCCGTAGTCGTTtgccgtttttgttgtagtggttATATCTTTGTGTGTTACTGATCTTCTGGATATACGTGTATGTCTTGTTCTAATGATAGCAAATGAAACTAAAAATTCAAACTATTTCCTAAATAAAATCTAATGTTTAATCAATTTGTTAAACCGGCTGAGAACTTAATACCCGTGTGTGGCAGCCATGATAATCCATCAATAAATCTCCCAACGGTGAAGAAACTCGCCACGGAAGCATCTGTAATGATATGATATCCCGGCCACCGTACCCTGCCGGAAACCGCGGCTCCTGGCCCATAGTTTTTGTATTCACCGTACCACAAAGTGCCCAAACCAAAATCTCCATACCACTCCAGCCACCCTCTGGGCTGCACCAGTCCACTCATATAAGTATTCATGAAAACAGTCCTTGAAAACTGCTTCCACGGTCTCCCTAAATACGTGGGTTTCGTGGCGTAAACGTAGCTGTCTTGGATCGAAAATCCGGTGCTCTGATGCGGGTCTTTTCTGCCTTGTGCTGTGATGGTGACCTTTTGGAATGGGAGTGGCTCCCTAGTAAAGATCTTGCAGTTCTGCAAGACCGCGGCGCCATTGCCGAAGATGAAGTCGATGGTGCCGGAGATGGTGCATTCGCGGTAGAATTGGCGGAGGGAATGGGCGTAGAGGGTGTCTTGATAGCCTTCCATGCTGCAGCGATAGAAGGCAGATTTATCGGAGTCGACGCGTAGCGCCACACCTTGGTGGTTCTGGGCTCCTGCTGTGTTGCGGAAGGTTATGTCCCTGGCTATGAATCCTTTGCCCGAAACAGCtgctcatttttttttttttggaaggcaagaataagaataatatcgttactttttattgtaccATGCATGGATCATAATCAAGTTCTAACTTTCTGTTAAAATAATGTTCGAACATTAATATTGCATGTAAAAGCCACGTTTAAAATAATAGAGGgacaaaatattaatatttggcCAAATTAATGGTAATTAGCCGAAAGAAAatttctaggacaagaaaattACCAACTGTGGCTGTTCGAAAAGTTGTCCATCCTTGCATGAAATTTCGATTACCAGTAATTACAGTCTCACCGATTCCATCACCTACAAGCATAATattcatcttcttcttcttcatatcaATGTTCTCATTATAAACTCCCTTCTTCACATATATAACATATCTCCTACTGCTATAGCTTGGAGCCTCAAAAATGGCTTCTGTTACCGAACGATAATGCCCCGTTCCATCCAATGAAACGATCGAGTCGACATGCATTCTGTTTGAACTAGAAACAAGAAGCTCTTTATCTCCATCAGTCATCCAACTCGGGAATTTTTCATTTTCCAACTGAGTATATGTGGAGTTATTTCTTGGTGGTTTAAAAGGAAGAGTATGCATTTGTGTGTATAAAGTTAGTACATTGCCTATGAGTTGAGTCACTTGTGCTAGGCTACCTCTTATGTACCGTTCAAGGCGATGATCCGTGCCTTCGAACCCTTCGAGGCACGTGTCTTGGTTGCTCAGGGCAGCACTCAGCCATGCCTTCAGGTTTCCTTCCGAGTCATGAGGGTTTTTCAGACCTGCTCGTATCTTGTTCATTTCGGATAAAGACCATGCCTAGCTCGGAAACCGAGAAATCGAGTAGTTCTTTGCAATCCTCTATGGCAATTTGTTCACGATAGCTGATGGACAAGGTGTTGAACCTTGTGATCATGTCAATGGCTGATATGGCCTCGTTGAGTGTGTTCTCAATAGCGGCTTTGAGAACCGACGTGGGGTTCGAATGGCCGTGACTTATGGTACGAGAATGCATGCTAGAGAGGCATGTGTCTTGGTTATTAACTTTGTCACATGCTTGAAGCATCATGGATTCAATTGTTTGGTTTTGTTCTATTAATGCATGGGAGAGAATGTGGTAGGATGATAATAGGATGTAAATTATGAGAAAATTGGAAAATGGCATTGTCAAGTTTAGTGCATGTAGGAGAGGAAATTACTAGGGATTATGAAATTGTTGGGTGTCAATTcacattaaatatatataatgtgaCAACAATGGTAGAATAGCTTTAAAtgcaagaaatcaagaaaggGAGGAGTGGACAAAAATCATACCTTTTCCCTTTTGCAAAGCTCAAGTTATGCTCCCTTTAAAGATTATGGGAGGGTCCGAAATAAAGAATCCCACTAGGTTATTTTCTTTATAACCGATAAATAAATTGTCTGTGAACAAGTttactttcaaggagaattTTTAGTTCAAAAttgttggatatgtgcaaaCAGGATTTAAAATGtatcaaaaaattttaaaatgaattttaaattgAATAAGACCAAGCTATATATATAAAGCCGCTACTTTTTGTTGCGCATTAGGTAAATCCACGAACTAACATAATAGTCTGCAAACTATGATCATCAGTAAAACACATTAGACAATATATTCCACCTACGTAAATTAGTCGGATCTGTTCGCCATTGCTCGGCATCAATTCTCATTAAATTTTTCACCTAGTTAAATTAGAAGTTAGCTAGTGTTATTTTTGTTGTATATATACCTTAGTTTGCTTTCATTCATTCTGTTTCAAGtaaaaatccaaaactcactTCATGCATAGCTTAATTCAATATAATGTGTTATCTTGGCCAAATGAATTTCGAATGTACCGACTTTGGAAATATTTGATCCATTTACCATGCTTTGATGGAACGAATCTTCCACCATCACTCTTTGCCATCAATTACGATGCCAGCAGACTGTTATTTTAGAAGCTGCGCTATGCAAttccaaacccataaataaATCTTGGATTCATCCGATGATTTGATGTTTACGACAACTTTTTCTCTTGATTTCAAAAGGTGCACGGACATTTACAGTAGCTGCGCGTAGTTTCTCCTAACTTAAGGTGAGCCAACAGGTATTGACGCGAATAACCCACAGAGAAACTAAGCAATGACTGCGTTGGAGGTGGCAATGGATGCATGCATGGAGGTCATTTGTTGGGTTGGCAATCAATGATGTGTTAACCATTGAGAAGCAGCGCTTCTACATATATATCACACAGTCCAAACTTCGAACAAACACCATCTCTTGTTACATGTTAGTTCTAAGAACAGACAATCTGTATCTGCTACTTCTTTCTGAAGAATATATGAATTGGGAACACAATTGCGATACAAGGCAGTTCAATGTCCAGTTAATGTCGTCCTATCAAGTCTTGTTCAATCTCGGGGTTTGATGTTTTTCATGGACGGAGGATTCGTAGAATATCATAAGAGACAGTCCTGCATCGCCCTTACTAAGTCGATTTGTAAAGATAAAAACACTTGTTTTCCCCACTAATTTCTAATTGTGTCTGTTCGTAGCAGGGCAGATGAGTTTAGGTTGCAAGGGACAAGTTTTCTTGTCTATTATTAATGTTAAAATTTTACTCGTCTCAATCTCTTTTACTTGATTCTATTTTGGGAAAATTAGGTCGAGGGGTAGTCCATGAGAGGCAGCAAAGAGCGCAAACTAATGCCAtcattctttttaaaataaacacagTGGAATTTCGGTATTCTAAAAACAATCAAATTGAAAAGACTACATTTATGCCATAACGCTTTTGACATAAGCCCATTTCGAGTGGCAGTATTGTAATGGCATAATGGCTAATTGTTCTCAAATCCTCGATCTTGATGTGATCATTATCTTTGAGTTTGGATAAATATGATATACTAATTGTGGGATGCATatcatattttagttgaagacGACATCGTAGATTGATGATCCAAAGATCAACATTCACTACATCATTGGGATTAAACACTCTATATGTAACATCGAAAAATTCGTTAGGTAAGCAAAAAACAATTCACTAGTCTTCCCAAAAATCTATATTACACACGGGGGCGCGCGCACACGAATATATATTTGTTCTTCTAGAAAACAATCCATGCAATTTGAGATTGAGATTGCGAGAGACAGTGAGAGATGAACCAATGCCCATACAACCCATAGAATGACATCACACACGCCAAACACTTGCACATAGGGTGATGACAATAGGATAATCACATATTATTTGACACTCACCAACAGCCTATAGGCTATATCCATCACCCAATTTTCATTCCCGAGGCATGACATCACACTATCCTTAAAAGCTCATACATTCTTTAGCCAAATTACCAAAATTCATTTGGGACCAACTCTACTTAAATCATTCCAATAAAGCAGTCCAATTTGATATATGGCACGATCATTGACACATTCCATATAAGCTACCAGTCACATACCCAAATTGTCATCATTTTTCTCCTTTGAATGTCATTGGTGTGTCTTTATGCAAAAGAAACGAACCCCATCGATTGGCATTTTATTTTCAAGCTATGTGAGTTATGTGTGACTAGTGATATTACTATTATAATAGGACAATATAATTGTTTTACACATACAACCATAAACAAACAAGACTCAAACACTAATATTTGTCAGTAAAAAGAGACCCTTTTCTTCTATGCCCAACAATTCCATTTACAAGAAAAGGATTGTCAGACATATTCTCCCACTATATATATTGGCATATTTTATCCAAAAAGCGGAAGGCAAGTATATATCTTTAATGGCACATTTTGTACAGTCTGATTAGATATCTTAGAATAGGCTTCAAGTGCAATAAGTGAGCAAAGAAATTTACAGGGCATGGCAATAAAACTGATGAAACATAATTGGTGAATGTCATTTCTTACTTACAACTCAAGCTGTTAGCAATCAGAGTATCTCTCTCATATCTATTAGCACATCTTTTTCGGGTCAACATTAGTCACACATAGGAACCACAACAAAATGGACAGACTTCTGACAATAATATCTACCGATTGCTAAATCATTTCTCATAAACATCTAATCGATCGCTGC from the Primulina eburnea isolate SZY01 chromosome 3, ASM2296580v1, whole genome shotgun sequence genome contains:
- the LOC140826829 gene encoding LOW QUALITY PROTEIN: putative pectinesterase/pectinesterase inhibitor 22 (The sequence of the model RefSeq protein was modified relative to this genomic sequence to represent the inferred CDS: deleted 1 base in 1 codon); protein product: MPFSNFLIIYILLSSYHILSHALIEQNQTIESMMLQACDKVNNQDTCLSSMHSRTISHGHSNPTSVLKAAIENTLNEAISAIDMITRFNTLSISYREQIAIEDCKELLDFSVSELAWSLSEMNKIRAGLKNPHDSEGNLKAWLSAALSNQDTCLEGFEGTDHRLERYIRGSLAQVTQLIGNVLTLYTQMHTLPFKPPRNNSTYTQLENEKFPSWMTDGDKELLVSSSNRMHVDSIVSLDGTGHYRSVTEAIFEAPSYSSRRYVIYVKKGVYNENIDMKKKKMNIMLVGDGIGETVITGNRNFMQGWTTFRTATVAVSGKGFIARDITFRNTAGAQNHQGVALRVDSDKSAFYRCSMEGYQDTLYAHSLRQFYRECTISGTIDFIFGNGAAVLQNCKIFTREPLPFQKVTITAQGRKDPHQSTGFSIQDSYVYATKPTYLGRPWKQFSRTVFMNTYMSGLVQPRGWLEWYGDFGLGTLWYGEYKNYGPGAAVSGRVRWPGYHIITDASVASFFTVGRFIDGLSWLPHTGIKFSAGLTN